The following coding sequences lie in one Streptococcus suis genomic window:
- a CDS encoding DNA polymerase III subunit alpha gives MLAQLDTKTVYTFMDSMVTIEEYVKRAKSLGYQALGMMDKNSLYAAYSFMETCQKAGIQPIIGCELDWQLEGQEREVTTQLIALTTKGYRNLLKISTAKMTGQDNFEDIRQYLVDIAIIIPYFSGIEQLDIGLDYYVGVTRDTPIQDFHGPILPIHTVRFFEEKQLESLQVLHAIRDNIPLNQVADIDSRQKLLSADSLTNLFSNRFPQAVDNLRDLVAGISYQLNTDLKLPRFNRDRPAVEELQEKAYQGLEEKGVTGPVYQERLERELSIIHEMGFDDYFLIVWDLLRFGRSQGYYMGMGRGSAVGSLVAYALNITGIDPVKHQLLFERFLNNERYSMPDIDIDIPDIHRPDFIRYVRDRYGTTHAAQIVTYSTFGAKQAIRDVFKRFGTPEYELTNITKKISFKDNLSSAYQRNAAFRQIINSKIEYQKAFAIAQQIEGQPRQTSIHAAGVVMSDEDLTDTIPLKMGDDMLVTQYDAHAVEANGLLKMDFLGLRNLTFVQKMAEGVLERYQKEIDIAQIDLEDRKTLELFAAGKTKGIFQFEQPGAISLLQRVRPERFEDVVATTSLNRPGASDYSDNFVKRKHGQETVDLLDPTIAPILQPTYGIMLYQEQVMQIAQVYAGFTLGKADLLRRAMSKKNAQEMQAMEAEFLQGALKNGHAEENAREIFGMMAKFAGYGFNRSHAYAYSALAFQMAYFKSHYTDVFFDVMLNHSSSAYIEDAMQFDFEVARLTINNIPYHDKFDKSKVYLGLKTLKGLPKDLALWILDHRPYKSVEDFILRLPDNFKKKDLLIPLIQIGLFDDFDANRKKIIENLDNLFVFAEAIGTFFAEESYSWTDAEDYSDSEKFMLEQELLGVGISPHPLVNICRESKRSFTDLADLAVGNRATVLVQIQAIRLIRTKKTGEQMAFLRVTDTKRTLDVTLFPESYRQYASVLEEGGMGYITGRVQERDGQLQLVLEKLEPVSLEKFWILLENREHDYAVARILDKYRGSIPVVLHYQDSNQTIQAEHHMVMKTPQLEEELSEFVMKTIFR, from the coding sequence ATGCTGGCACAACTAGATACAAAAACCGTCTATACCTTTATGGATAGCATGGTGACCATTGAAGAATATGTAAAGAGAGCCAAGTCGCTGGGCTACCAAGCCTTGGGGATGATGGATAAGAATAGTCTATATGCGGCTTACAGTTTTATGGAAACTTGTCAGAAGGCAGGAATACAGCCAATCATCGGCTGTGAATTGGACTGGCAGTTGGAGGGGCAGGAGCGAGAAGTGACAACTCAGTTGATTGCCTTGACCACCAAGGGCTATCGAAATCTCTTGAAAATATCGACTGCAAAAATGACTGGACAGGATAACTTTGAAGATATTCGCCAGTATTTAGTGGATATCGCTATCATCATTCCCTACTTTTCAGGGATTGAGCAGCTGGATATTGGGCTGGATTATTATGTCGGAGTGACTAGGGATACACCTATTCAAGATTTTCATGGTCCTATTCTGCCCATCCATACGGTTCGTTTTTTCGAGGAGAAACAGTTGGAGAGCTTGCAGGTTCTACATGCTATTCGAGATAATATTCCACTTAATCAAGTTGCAGATATAGATAGTCGACAAAAGCTTTTATCGGCTGATAGCTTAACCAATCTATTTTCTAATCGGTTTCCGCAAGCAGTTGATAATTTACGTGACTTGGTTGCAGGGATTTCTTATCAATTAAATACAGATTTAAAATTGCCACGTTTTAATCGTGACAGACCTGCAGTGGAAGAATTGCAGGAGAAAGCCTATCAGGGCTTGGAAGAAAAGGGGGTGACGGGGCCTGTCTATCAGGAGCGCCTGGAAAGAGAGTTGTCCATTATTCATGAGATGGGCTTTGATGATTATTTCTTGATTGTCTGGGACCTGCTCCGATTTGGACGTAGCCAGGGCTACTATATGGGTATGGGTCGTGGTTCTGCGGTAGGGAGTTTGGTTGCCTATGCCTTGAATATTACGGGCATTGACCCCGTTAAACATCAGCTGCTCTTTGAACGCTTTTTAAATAATGAACGCTATAGCATGCCGGATATTGATATCGATATTCCAGATATTCATCGCCCTGACTTTATTCGTTATGTGCGGGACCGCTATGGTACGACTCACGCTGCTCAAATCGTGACCTATTCAACCTTTGGTGCCAAGCAGGCTATTCGTGATGTTTTCAAACGGTTTGGAACGCCTGAGTATGAGTTGACTAATATTACCAAGAAAATCTCATTTAAGGATAATCTTTCTTCAGCATATCAACGTAATGCAGCCTTCCGACAGATTATCAATAGTAAGATTGAGTACCAAAAAGCCTTTGCCATTGCCCAGCAAATCGAGGGACAACCTCGCCAGACCTCTATTCATGCAGCCGGCGTGGTCATGAGTGACGAGGACTTGACTGATACCATTCCACTGAAAATGGGTGATGATATGCTGGTGACCCAGTATGATGCCCATGCAGTAGAGGCCAATGGCTTGCTCAAGATGGACTTTCTTGGTCTGCGAAATCTGACCTTTGTACAAAAAATGGCGGAAGGGGTTCTAGAGCGTTACCAGAAAGAAATTGACATTGCCCAGATTGATTTAGAAGATAGAAAAACCTTGGAACTTTTTGCGGCAGGTAAGACCAAGGGAATTTTCCAATTTGAACAACCGGGTGCCATTAGCCTTCTACAACGGGTTCGACCAGAGCGTTTTGAGGATGTGGTAGCCACCACCAGTTTGAACCGACCTGGTGCCAGTGATTACTCGGATAATTTTGTCAAACGCAAACATGGACAAGAGACAGTTGATTTGTTGGACCCAACCATTGCTCCTATTTTACAACCGACTTATGGTATCATGCTTTATCAGGAACAGGTCATGCAGATTGCACAGGTCTATGCAGGATTTACGCTTGGCAAGGCGGATTTACTCCGCAGGGCGATGTCTAAAAAGAATGCCCAGGAAATGCAGGCAATGGAAGCGGAATTTTTACAGGGAGCACTGAAAAACGGACATGCTGAAGAGAATGCAAGGGAAATATTTGGCATGATGGCTAAGTTCGCTGGTTATGGTTTTAACCGTAGCCACGCCTATGCTTATTCAGCCTTAGCCTTTCAAATGGCCTATTTCAAGAGTCACTATACGGATGTCTTTTTTGATGTCATGCTCAATCATTCTAGCAGTGCTTATATTGAAGATGCGATGCAGTTTGACTTTGAGGTAGCTCGACTCACGATTAACAATATTCCTTATCACGATAAGTTTGATAAAAGTAAGGTCTACCTAGGATTAAAAACACTGAAAGGTTTGCCTAAAGATTTAGCTTTATGGATATTGGATCATCGTCCCTATAAGTCTGTAGAAGATTTTATTTTGCGCTTGCCAGATAATTTCAAGAAAAAAGATTTACTAATTCCTCTTATTCAGATTGGTTTATTTGATGATTTTGACGCCAATCGTAAAAAGATTATTGAAAATCTAGACAATCTCTTTGTCTTTGCAGAGGCAATTGGTACATTTTTTGCAGAGGAGAGTTATAGTTGGACAGATGCAGAAGATTACAGCGACAGCGAAAAATTTATGCTAGAGCAAGAATTGCTAGGTGTTGGTATTAGTCCGCATCCTTTAGTCAATATTTGTCGAGAGTCTAAGCGTAGTTTTACAGATTTGGCTGATTTAGCGGTTGGCAATCGAGCAACCGTTCTTGTGCAGATTCAAGCTATTCGATTGATTCGTACCAAAAAGACTGGGGAGCAGATGGCGTTTCTTCGAGTGACAGATACCAAGAGGACGCTTGATGTGACTCTTTTCCCAGAATCTTATCGCCAATACGCTTCTGTTTTGGAAGAAGGGGGAATGGGGTACATCACAGGTAGAGTGCAAGAGCGCGATGGACAGTTGCAATTAGTTCTAGAAAAATTAGAGCCTGTCAGTTTGGAGAAATTTTGGATTCTTTTGGAAAATCGAGAACACGATTATGCCGTTGCTCGTATTTTGGATAAATATAGAGGAAGCATTCCAGTAGTACTTCATTATCAAGATAGTAATCAGACAATTCAGGCTGAGCACCACATGGTTATGAAAACGCCTCAATTAGAAGAAGAGTTAAGTGAATTTGTTATGAAAACGATTTTTCGATAA